One stretch of Rhinatrema bivittatum chromosome 8, aRhiBiv1.1, whole genome shotgun sequence DNA includes these proteins:
- the LOC115096355 gene encoding KN motif and ankyrin repeat domain-containing protein 1-like isoform X2 produces MCEPVRAMAQWVHVNPSLPDIGSNFLYRDQDGSEKNAYTVETPYGFQLDLDFLKYVDDIQSGQTLKKVPVHRRPKAPKHSGSLWSPSSQAGGWTSTESLASTTSEDGKCGVLLSPRGRTQSNSSDAREPSSLQTSNIGSPTPVIKLLPPPSPKSLVRNARVEKTLLETSKRLEQEQLNLQNTGDSQSRPKLSSSDCKASASVSGSAFSHLAQLSPSIPQNGGGEGPAILSPSFMGSVRLSPLNSGRSTPATTISPMHLQYVREQMAAALKQLRELEEQVKTIPLLEQKVSTLRKEKEKLLTELQKKELPKSVFRQRSYSADNAGRLDGGPEKSQEVRAESCNELEMLKARTSKVTELKRLTERLAVSERNVRPTRGSTARLPASSPKMPSEKKDKQSRSIAVGSEVDMNEAVFYYRSQRLCQDAAVGHETERKEASVWVMESMLGLTSEAEKEIELLQHTIEHQRDVISMLEGHLREATHELENLSVEVCSRRSTDSINKEVMVKPELVEAYTEARIPVQNQAVGNHVETREMAMDCSPQMACVAVSCNVEAKDVAVGPDSRTEYHEKCIQVGLDPQPHAACASRILILDSGGEQADMVVSKTHSTAHAGGRARATVSIKEAIRQAGSCDKSRKLSDLEDKVAALRSSLGTMKEDCLIIQNTNSALHGDQSLGEGEACAPLSPLAGSLKSIMKRKDGTAVSESAGNKKSLKFVGILNGEYESTSSEGSSEEEEEEDSSLEKVSPDSSDSDELDLIETSEEELNVNLQDSDSDLESLGQAKEKRKRRKKWGKEAGGGGEKADPGEVKEKFELSVKMREACLIMKNNLHDPDIQKNTEAVTSINIVQQEWFRVSSQKSSHPGPVSDYLAAFAEMSSGVLAYVVNLADANGNTALHYSVSHSNFQIVKLLLDTEICNVDCQNKAGYTAIMLTALATVEKEEDMQVVRRLFSLGNVNAKASQAGQTALMLAVSHGRQEMVQALLACGASVNVQDDEGSTALMCASEHGRLEIVKLLLAQPGCDVSIVDHDGSSALSVAFEAEQKDIAVLLRTRVNVSEPPPPESPAPAEKSPLDQGSGESSSVGP; encoded by the exons ATGTGTGAGCCCGTCAGAGCCATGGCGCAGTGGGTCCATGTGAATCCGAGCCTCCCAG ATATAGGGAGTAACTTTTTGTACAGAGACCAGGATGGCAGTGAGAAGAATGCCTACACTGTGGAGACTCCTTACGGCTTTCAGTTGGACCTGGATTTTCTGAAGTATGTCGATGACATCCAAAGTGGTCAGACTCTGAAGAAAGTGCCAGTTCATCGTAGGCCCAAAGCACCCAAGCATTCTGGTTCTCTGTGGAGCCCTAGCAGCCAGGCTGGGGGATGGACCTCCACAGAGTCTCTGGCGTCCACTACCAGTGAAGACGGTAAATGCGGGGTCCTACTTTCGCCAAGGGGCAGAACTCAGTCCAATTCCTCTGATGCAAGAGAGCCCTCAAGTCTACAGACTTCCAACATTGGGTCCCCAACCCCCGTCATCAAGCTTCTTCCACCGCCGTCCCCTAAATCCCTCGTACGGAATGCACGTGTGGAGAAGACGTTACTGGAGACCAGCAAGAGGCTAGAACAGGAGCAGTTGAACTTGCAGAACACCGGAGATAGTCAGAGCAGGCCCAAGCTTTCCAGCAGTGATTGCAAAGCCAGCGCATCTGTCTCCGGCTCTGCCTTCTCGCATCTGGCCCAGTTGTCCCCTTCCATCCCGCAGAATGGTGGAGGGGAAGGACCAGCGATTCTCAGTCCCTCCTTCATGGGTTCTGTGAGGCTCAGCCCTCTGAACTCTGGAAGAAGCACTCCAGCCACCACCATTAGCCCGATGCATCTTCAGTATGTTCGAGAGCAGATGGCCGCtgccctgaagcagctcagaGAGTTAGAGGAACAGGTAAAGACCATCCCACTTCTGGAGCAGAAGGTTTCGAccctgaggaaggagaaggagaaacttCTGACTGAGCTGCAGAAGAAAGAGTTGCCCAAGTCTGTCTTCCGGCAGCGATCCTATAGTGCAGATAATGCTGGCAGGTTGGATGGGGGTCCAGAGAAAAGCCAGGAGGTCCGAGCTGAGTCATGCAATGAACTGGAGATGCTGAAAGCTCGGACAAGTAAAGTCACAGAGCTGAAGAGGTTGACAGAAAGACTTGCTGTTTCTGAGAGGAATGTGAGGCCCACCAGAGGCAGCACTGCCAGATTACCAGCAAGCTCACCAAAGATGCCATCAGAAAAAAAGGACAAGCAGAGCAGGTCGATAGCAGTAGGATCAGAGGTGGACATGAATGAGGCAGTGTTTTACTACAGGTCCCAGAGGCTCTGCCAGGACGCAGCAGTGGGCCACGAGACAGAGAGGAAGGAAGCGAGTGTGTGGGTCATGGAGTCTATGCTGGGACTCACTTCAGAGGCTGAGAAAGAAATTGAGCTACTGCAACATACCATTGAGCATCAGAGGGATGTGATTTCTATGCTGGAGGGGCATTTAAGAGAGGCGACCCATGAGCTTGAGAATCTGAGTGTGGAGGTTTGCTCCCGGAGGTCAACAGACTCCATCAACAAGGAAGTGATGGTCAAACCTGAGCTGGTGGAAGCTTACACTGAGGCCAGGATTCCTGTGCAGAATCAGGCAGTGGGAAACCACGTGGAAACCAGGGAGATGGCCATGGATTGCTCACCGCAGATGGCCTGTGTTGCAGTCAGCTGTAACGTGGAAGCTAAGGATGTGGCAGTGGGTCCAGATTCAAGGACTGAGTACCATGAAAAATGCATCCAGGTGGGCCTGGATCCACAGCCACATGCAGCCTGTGCCTCCCGCATCCTGATATTGGACAGTGGTGGTGAGCAGGCGGATATGGTTGTTTCCAAGACCCACAGCACGGCCCATGCTGGCGGGCGAGCAAGGGCCACCGTGAGCATCAAGGAGGccatcaggcaggcaggatcgTGTGATAAAAGCAGAAAGTTGTCAGATCTAGAAGACAAGGTTGCGGCACTGAGGTCTTCATTGGGCACGATGAAAGAGGACTGCCTTATCATCCAGAATACCAACAGTGCTCTGCATGGCGATCAGAGCCTCGGAGAGGGAGAGGCCTGTGCTCCCCTCAGCCCACTGGCTG GATCTCTGAAATCCATCATGAAGAGGAAAGATGGCACGGCAGTAAGTGAGAGCGCTGGAAACAAGAAGAGCCTGAAGTTTGTGGGCATCCTGAACGGAGA GTATGAGAGCACCTCTAGTGAAGGCtctagtgaggaggaggaggaagaggacagtTCTTTGGAGAAGGTGTCCCCGGACAGCTCGGACAGCGATGAGCTTGATCTCATCGAGACCTCAGAGGAGGAGCTGAATGTGAACCTGCAGGACAGCGACAGCGACCTGGAATCCCTCGGCCAGGcgaaggagaagagaaagaggaggaaaaagtgggggaaggaggcaggaggaggaggagagaaggcagATCCAGGAGAAGTGAAGGAGAA GTTTGAGCTAAGTGTGAAGATGAGAGAGGCGTGTTTAATCATGAAGAACAACTTGCATGACCCCGACATCCAGAAGAACACGGAGGCG GTCACCAGCATCAACATCGTCCAGCAGGAGTGGTTCCGGGTGTCCAGCCAGAAGTCCTCCCATCCTGGCCCAGTGTCCGATTACCTCGCGGCCTTTGCTGAGATGTCCTCCGGCGTGCTGGCATATGTGGTCAACCTGGCggatgccaacggaaacaccgcCCTCCATTACAGCGTCTCGCACTCCAACTTCCAGATTGTGAAGCTGCTGCTGGACACTG aaatctgtaatgTTGACTGTCAAAACAAAGCTGGGTACACGGCCATCATGCTAACTGCCCTGGCCAcggtggagaaggaggaagacaTGCAGGTCGTGCGgagactcttcagcttggggaaCGTTAACGCTAAAGCCAGTCAA GCTGGTCAGACGGCCCTGATGCTGGCGGTGAGCCACGGGCGGCAGGAGATGGTGCAGGCCTTGCTCGCGTGTGGAGCCAGCGTGAACGTGCAGGATGATGAAGGCTCCACGGCCCTGATGTGTGCCAGCGAGCACGGACGTCTGGAGATAGTAAAGCTGCTGCTGGCGCAACCCGGCTGTGATGTTTCCATTGTGGACCAT gaTGGCAGCAGCGCCCTTTCCGTGGCCTTCGAGGCCGAGCAGAAAGACATCGCTGTGTTGCTGCGCACGCGCGTGAACGTCTCCGAGCCGCCGCCGCCC GAGTCCCCAGCGCCGGCCGAGAAGAGCCCCCTGGACCAGGGGTCAGGCGAAAGCAGCTCCGTGGGCCCGTGA
- the LOC115096355 gene encoding KN motif and ankyrin repeat domain-containing protein 1-like isoform X1, translated as MCEPVRAMAQWVHVNPSLPDIGSNFLYRDQDGSEKNAYTVETPYGFQLDLDFLKYVDDIQSGQTLKKVPVHRRPKAPKHSGSLWSPSSQAGGWTSTESLASTTSEDGKCGVLLSPRGRTQSNSSDAREPSSLQTSNIGSPTPVIKLLPPPSPKSLVRNARVEKTLLETSKRLEQEQLNLQNTGDSQSRPKLSSSDCKASASVSGSAFSHLAQLSPSIPQNGGGEGPAILSPSFMGSVRLSPLNSGRSTPATTISPMHLQYVREQMAAALKQLRELEEQVKTIPLLEQKVSTLRKEKEKLLTELQKKELPKSVFRQRSYSADNAGRLDGGPEKSQEVRAESCNELEMLKARTSKVTELKRLTERLAVSERNVRPTRGSTARLPASSPKMPSEKKDKQSRSIAVGSEVDMNEAVFYYRSQRLCQDAAVGHETERKEASVWVMESMLGLTSEAEKEIELLQHTIEHQRDVISMLEGHLREATHELENLSVEVCSRRSTDSINKEVMVKPELVEAYTEARIPVQNQAVGNHVETREMAMDCSPQMACVAVSCNVEAKDVAVGPDSRTEYHEKCIQVGLDPQPHAACASRILILDSGGEQADMVVSKTHSTAHAGGRARATVSIKEAIRQAGSCDKSRKLSDLEDKVAALRSSLGTMKEDCLIIQNTNSALHGDQSLGEGEACAPLSPLAGSLKSIMKRKDGTAVSESAGNKKSLKFVGILNGEYESTSSEGSSEEEEEEDSSLEKVSPDSSDSDELDLIETSEEELNVNLQDSDSDLESLGQAKEKRKRRKKWGKEAGGGGEKADPGEVKEKFELSVKMREACLIMKNNLHDPDIQKNTEAVTSINIVQQEWFRVSSQKSSHPGPVSDYLAAFAEMSSGVLAYVVNLADANGNTALHYSVSHSNFQIVKLLLDTEICNVDCQNKAGYTAIMLTALATVEKEEDMQVVRRLFSLGNVNAKASQAGQTALMLAVSHGRQEMVQALLACGASVNVQDDEGSTALMCASEHGRLEIVKLLLAQPGCDVSIVDHDGSSALSVAFEAEQKDIAVLLRTRVNVSEPPPPQESPAPAEKSPLDQGSGESSSVGP; from the exons ATGTGTGAGCCCGTCAGAGCCATGGCGCAGTGGGTCCATGTGAATCCGAGCCTCCCAG ATATAGGGAGTAACTTTTTGTACAGAGACCAGGATGGCAGTGAGAAGAATGCCTACACTGTGGAGACTCCTTACGGCTTTCAGTTGGACCTGGATTTTCTGAAGTATGTCGATGACATCCAAAGTGGTCAGACTCTGAAGAAAGTGCCAGTTCATCGTAGGCCCAAAGCACCCAAGCATTCTGGTTCTCTGTGGAGCCCTAGCAGCCAGGCTGGGGGATGGACCTCCACAGAGTCTCTGGCGTCCACTACCAGTGAAGACGGTAAATGCGGGGTCCTACTTTCGCCAAGGGGCAGAACTCAGTCCAATTCCTCTGATGCAAGAGAGCCCTCAAGTCTACAGACTTCCAACATTGGGTCCCCAACCCCCGTCATCAAGCTTCTTCCACCGCCGTCCCCTAAATCCCTCGTACGGAATGCACGTGTGGAGAAGACGTTACTGGAGACCAGCAAGAGGCTAGAACAGGAGCAGTTGAACTTGCAGAACACCGGAGATAGTCAGAGCAGGCCCAAGCTTTCCAGCAGTGATTGCAAAGCCAGCGCATCTGTCTCCGGCTCTGCCTTCTCGCATCTGGCCCAGTTGTCCCCTTCCATCCCGCAGAATGGTGGAGGGGAAGGACCAGCGATTCTCAGTCCCTCCTTCATGGGTTCTGTGAGGCTCAGCCCTCTGAACTCTGGAAGAAGCACTCCAGCCACCACCATTAGCCCGATGCATCTTCAGTATGTTCGAGAGCAGATGGCCGCtgccctgaagcagctcagaGAGTTAGAGGAACAGGTAAAGACCATCCCACTTCTGGAGCAGAAGGTTTCGAccctgaggaaggagaaggagaaacttCTGACTGAGCTGCAGAAGAAAGAGTTGCCCAAGTCTGTCTTCCGGCAGCGATCCTATAGTGCAGATAATGCTGGCAGGTTGGATGGGGGTCCAGAGAAAAGCCAGGAGGTCCGAGCTGAGTCATGCAATGAACTGGAGATGCTGAAAGCTCGGACAAGTAAAGTCACAGAGCTGAAGAGGTTGACAGAAAGACTTGCTGTTTCTGAGAGGAATGTGAGGCCCACCAGAGGCAGCACTGCCAGATTACCAGCAAGCTCACCAAAGATGCCATCAGAAAAAAAGGACAAGCAGAGCAGGTCGATAGCAGTAGGATCAGAGGTGGACATGAATGAGGCAGTGTTTTACTACAGGTCCCAGAGGCTCTGCCAGGACGCAGCAGTGGGCCACGAGACAGAGAGGAAGGAAGCGAGTGTGTGGGTCATGGAGTCTATGCTGGGACTCACTTCAGAGGCTGAGAAAGAAATTGAGCTACTGCAACATACCATTGAGCATCAGAGGGATGTGATTTCTATGCTGGAGGGGCATTTAAGAGAGGCGACCCATGAGCTTGAGAATCTGAGTGTGGAGGTTTGCTCCCGGAGGTCAACAGACTCCATCAACAAGGAAGTGATGGTCAAACCTGAGCTGGTGGAAGCTTACACTGAGGCCAGGATTCCTGTGCAGAATCAGGCAGTGGGAAACCACGTGGAAACCAGGGAGATGGCCATGGATTGCTCACCGCAGATGGCCTGTGTTGCAGTCAGCTGTAACGTGGAAGCTAAGGATGTGGCAGTGGGTCCAGATTCAAGGACTGAGTACCATGAAAAATGCATCCAGGTGGGCCTGGATCCACAGCCACATGCAGCCTGTGCCTCCCGCATCCTGATATTGGACAGTGGTGGTGAGCAGGCGGATATGGTTGTTTCCAAGACCCACAGCACGGCCCATGCTGGCGGGCGAGCAAGGGCCACCGTGAGCATCAAGGAGGccatcaggcaggcaggatcgTGTGATAAAAGCAGAAAGTTGTCAGATCTAGAAGACAAGGTTGCGGCACTGAGGTCTTCATTGGGCACGATGAAAGAGGACTGCCTTATCATCCAGAATACCAACAGTGCTCTGCATGGCGATCAGAGCCTCGGAGAGGGAGAGGCCTGTGCTCCCCTCAGCCCACTGGCTG GATCTCTGAAATCCATCATGAAGAGGAAAGATGGCACGGCAGTAAGTGAGAGCGCTGGAAACAAGAAGAGCCTGAAGTTTGTGGGCATCCTGAACGGAGA GTATGAGAGCACCTCTAGTGAAGGCtctagtgaggaggaggaggaagaggacagtTCTTTGGAGAAGGTGTCCCCGGACAGCTCGGACAGCGATGAGCTTGATCTCATCGAGACCTCAGAGGAGGAGCTGAATGTGAACCTGCAGGACAGCGACAGCGACCTGGAATCCCTCGGCCAGGcgaaggagaagagaaagaggaggaaaaagtgggggaaggaggcaggaggaggaggagagaaggcagATCCAGGAGAAGTGAAGGAGAA GTTTGAGCTAAGTGTGAAGATGAGAGAGGCGTGTTTAATCATGAAGAACAACTTGCATGACCCCGACATCCAGAAGAACACGGAGGCG GTCACCAGCATCAACATCGTCCAGCAGGAGTGGTTCCGGGTGTCCAGCCAGAAGTCCTCCCATCCTGGCCCAGTGTCCGATTACCTCGCGGCCTTTGCTGAGATGTCCTCCGGCGTGCTGGCATATGTGGTCAACCTGGCggatgccaacggaaacaccgcCCTCCATTACAGCGTCTCGCACTCCAACTTCCAGATTGTGAAGCTGCTGCTGGACACTG aaatctgtaatgTTGACTGTCAAAACAAAGCTGGGTACACGGCCATCATGCTAACTGCCCTGGCCAcggtggagaaggaggaagacaTGCAGGTCGTGCGgagactcttcagcttggggaaCGTTAACGCTAAAGCCAGTCAA GCTGGTCAGACGGCCCTGATGCTGGCGGTGAGCCACGGGCGGCAGGAGATGGTGCAGGCCTTGCTCGCGTGTGGAGCCAGCGTGAACGTGCAGGATGATGAAGGCTCCACGGCCCTGATGTGTGCCAGCGAGCACGGACGTCTGGAGATAGTAAAGCTGCTGCTGGCGCAACCCGGCTGTGATGTTTCCATTGTGGACCAT gaTGGCAGCAGCGCCCTTTCCGTGGCCTTCGAGGCCGAGCAGAAAGACATCGCTGTGTTGCTGCGCACGCGCGTGAACGTCTCCGAGCCGCCGCCGCCC CAGGAGTCCCCAGCGCCGGCCGAGAAGAGCCCCCTGGACCAGGGGTCAGGCGAAAGCAGCTCCGTGGGCCCGTGA